A region of Massilia sp. WG5 DNA encodes the following proteins:
- the argB gene encoding acetylglutamate kinase, producing MNATLSTMTGDDQKNDLTAVSPQIKAQILAEALPYIRNFHGKTIVIKYGGNAMTDERLKHGFARDVILLKLVGMNPVVVHGGGPQIDNALKKIGKQGTFVQGMRITDEETMEVVEWVLGGEVQQDIVMLINHYGGQAVGLTGKDGGLIRARRMAMPDKEKPGEFLDIGFVGEIEAINPAVVKALQDDAFIPIISPIGFGQDGQAYNINADVVAGKIAEILKAEKLIMMTNIAGVQDKQGNLVTDLSAREIDEMFADGTISGGMLPKISSALDAAKSGVNTVHIIDGRIEHSLLLEVLTEQAFGTMIRSH from the coding sequence ATGAACGCTACGCTGAGCACAATGACGGGCGACGACCAGAAGAACGACCTGACTGCGGTCTCGCCGCAGATCAAGGCGCAGATCCTGGCCGAAGCACTTCCCTATATCCGTAATTTCCACGGAAAAACCATCGTCATCAAATACGGCGGCAACGCGATGACCGACGAACGCCTGAAGCACGGCTTCGCGCGCGACGTCATCCTGCTGAAGCTGGTCGGCATGAACCCGGTCGTGGTGCATGGCGGCGGTCCGCAGATCGACAACGCCCTGAAAAAGATCGGCAAGCAGGGCACCTTCGTGCAAGGCATGCGCATCACCGACGAAGAGACCATGGAAGTGGTCGAGTGGGTGCTGGGCGGCGAAGTCCAGCAGGACATCGTCATGCTGATCAACCACTACGGCGGCCAGGCGGTCGGCCTGACCGGCAAGGACGGCGGCCTGATCCGTGCGCGCCGCATGGCGATGCCGGACAAGGAAAAGCCGGGCGAGTTCCTCGACATCGGCTTCGTCGGCGAAATCGAGGCGATCAATCCGGCCGTGGTGAAAGCCCTGCAGGATGACGCCTTCATCCCGATCATCTCGCCGATCGGCTTCGGCCAGGATGGCCAGGCCTACAACATCAATGCCGACGTCGTCGCCGGCAAGATCGCGGAAATCCTGAAAGCCGAAAAGCTGATCATGATGACCAACATCGCCGGCGTGCAGGACAAACAGGGCAATCTGGTGACCGACCTGTCGGCGCGCGAGATCGATGAGATGTTCGCGGACGGCACGATTTCGGGCGGCATGCTGCCGAAAATCTCGTCGGCGCTGGACGCCGCCAAGTCCGGCGTCAATACCGTGCACATCATCGACGGGCGCATTGAACACAGTTTATTGCTGGAAGTCTTGACCGAACAGGCCTTTGGCACTATGATCCGGTCTCACTGA
- a CDS encoding cysteine-rich CWC family protein codes for MSTCIRCGAAFGCAMVDGGTEPCWCTALPPVVPVPSGARAPAAGCWCPACLRQHIAQQAGASPDTSGAA; via the coding sequence ATGAGCACTTGTATTCGTTGCGGCGCGGCGTTCGGCTGCGCCATGGTCGATGGCGGCACCGAGCCCTGCTGGTGCACCGCCTTGCCGCCGGTCGTGCCGGTACCATCCGGCGCGCGGGCGCCCGCAGCCGGCTGCTGGTGTCCCGCCTGTCTGCGCCAGCATATCGCGCAACAGGCCGGCGCGTCGCCGGACACGTCCGGAGCAGCGTGA
- a CDS encoding PHB depolymerase family esterase, with protein sequence MTLSNKLLAQMRAATRSLMRRGPSVARTVMRESIKTASSMHPARKLKPAAKPVNIDSASDMLAGLSRIGQSVNPFNAPPLSSGAAAIGLPGRFIDGSFTNDAGTRDYKLYVPGSYTGQPSPLLVMLHGCTQNPDDFALGTGMNALAEEWNCLVVYPAQSQQANAHRCWNWFNAVDQQRDQGEPSIIAGLTRDLMARYAVDPEQVYVAGLSAGGAMSAILGTLYPELYAAVGVHSGLPFAAAHDLPTAMAAMKGDFRRPKGNKVRELPIIVFHGDQDTTVHPANGEELIRRRRRHTGEQVVVEPGRVPDGHAYTRTVHSHPDGTIHAEHWLVHGFGHAWSGGNVLGTYTDAKGPDASREMMRFFRTRR encoded by the coding sequence ATGACCCTAAGCAATAAACTGCTGGCGCAGATGCGCGCCGCCACCCGTTCCCTGATGCGCCGCGGCCCCTCCGTGGCGCGCACCGTGATGCGGGAATCGATCAAGACTGCCTCCAGCATGCACCCGGCGCGGAAATTGAAGCCGGCCGCCAAGCCGGTGAATATCGATTCCGCTTCCGACATGCTGGCCGGCCTGAGCCGTATCGGCCAGTCCGTGAATCCCTTCAATGCGCCGCCGCTGTCGAGCGGTGCGGCCGCGATCGGCCTGCCCGGGCGCTTCATCGACGGTTCCTTCACCAACGACGCCGGCACCCGCGACTACAAGCTGTACGTCCCGGGCAGCTATACCGGCCAGCCTTCGCCGCTGCTGGTGATGCTGCACGGCTGCACCCAGAATCCCGACGACTTTGCGCTCGGCACCGGCATGAACGCGCTGGCCGAGGAGTGGAATTGCCTGGTCGTGTATCCGGCCCAGTCGCAGCAGGCGAATGCGCACCGCTGCTGGAACTGGTTCAATGCGGTCGACCAGCAGCGCGACCAGGGCGAACCGTCGATCATCGCCGGGCTGACGCGCGACCTGATGGCGCGCTATGCGGTCGATCCGGAACAGGTGTACGTGGCGGGCCTGTCGGCCGGCGGCGCGATGTCGGCCATCCTGGGCACGCTGTATCCCGAGCTGTACGCGGCGGTGGGCGTGCATTCCGGCCTGCCTTTCGCGGCCGCGCACGACCTGCCGACGGCGATGGCCGCCATGAAAGGCGATTTCCGCCGCCCCAAGGGCAACAAGGTGCGCGAACTGCCGATCATCGTGTTCCACGGCGACCAGGACACCACGGTACACCCGGCGAATGGCGAGGAGCTGATCCGGCGCCGGCGCCGCCACACGGGAGAACAGGTGGTGGTCGAGCCGGGCCGGGTGCCCGATGGCCATGCCTACACGCGCACCGTGCACAGCCATCCGGACGGCACGATCCACGCGGAACACTGGCTGGTGCACGGCTTCGGCCATGCCTGGTCGGGGGGGAATGTCCTCGGCACCTATACGGACGCCAAGGGCCCGGACGCCAGCCGCGAAATGATGCGTTTCTTCCGTACCCGGCGTTGA
- a CDS encoding thioesterase family protein, translating to MPEVLATGYMVGMMELACVHGMMPYMDWPREQSLGTMVSFQHLAPTPPGMTLHVKGEVIEVEGRRVRFKVEAWDDVERICEGIHERHVIDPARFQARLASKIDKAAST from the coding sequence ATGCCGGAGGTGCTCGCTACCGGATACATGGTCGGGATGATGGAGCTTGCCTGTGTGCATGGCATGATGCCTTACATGGACTGGCCCCGCGAACAGAGCCTGGGCACCATGGTCAGCTTCCAGCACCTGGCGCCGACGCCGCCCGGCATGACCCTGCATGTGAAGGGGGAGGTCATCGAAGTCGAGGGCCGCCGCGTGCGTTTCAAGGTCGAAGCCTGGGACGATGTCGAACGCATCTGCGAAGGCATCCACGAACGCCATGTGATCGACCCGGCGCGCTTCCAGGCCAGACTGGCAAGCAAGATCGACAAAGCTGCATCGACATGA
- a CDS encoding DUF1289 domain-containing protein — MTNPEDRTPVPSPCINVCRMVRETGLCEGCLRTIDEIVAWGTASDADKRAVWAEIRRREARLFE; from the coding sequence ATGACGAATCCGGAAGACCGCACCCCTGTCCCATCCCCCTGCATCAACGTGTGCCGCATGGTCCGCGAGACCGGCCTGTGCGAAGGCTGCCTGCGCACCATCGACGAGATCGTCGCGTGGGGCACTGCCTCCGACGCTGACAAGCGCGCCGTGTGGGCCGAGATCCGGCGCCGCGAAGCCCGGCTGTTCGAGTGA
- a CDS encoding MBL fold metallo-hydrolase has product MRLPASMRVFERGWLSANNILFLGRDQTTLVDSGYVTHAGQTLALVRQALGTRALDRVANTHLHADHCGGNAALQEAFGCRIAIPAFEADKVRDWDEDALSYRATGQQCARFTFDETLSPGAVLAMGDLHWQVLSAPGHDPHALLFWCAGEGILIAGDALWQNGFGVVFPELAGEPGFADVRATLDLIASLDARLVIPGHGAPFTDVEAALQRARSRLDYLAADPVRNAENAVKVLLKFLLLERRAMPLADVDALFGTVPLLVLARQRFLRRPAAELAQWAMTALVKAGAARIEGDLLVDA; this is encoded by the coding sequence ATGCGGCTGCCGGCCTCGATGCGGGTGTTCGAGCGCGGCTGGCTGTCCGCCAACAACATCCTGTTCCTCGGCCGCGACCAGACCACCCTGGTCGACAGCGGCTACGTGACGCATGCCGGCCAGACGCTGGCGCTGGTCCGGCAGGCGCTCGGCACGCGGGCGCTGGACCGCGTCGCCAACACCCATCTGCACGCCGACCATTGCGGCGGCAACGCAGCCTTGCAGGAAGCCTTCGGCTGCCGGATCGCGATTCCCGCCTTCGAGGCCGATAAAGTCCGCGACTGGGACGAGGACGCGCTCAGTTATCGGGCCACCGGCCAGCAGTGCGCACGATTTACCTTCGACGAGACGCTGTCGCCGGGCGCGGTGCTGGCGATGGGCGACCTGCACTGGCAGGTCCTGAGCGCGCCGGGCCACGATCCGCACGCGCTGCTGTTCTGGTGCGCAGGCGAGGGCATCCTGATCGCCGGCGACGCCCTGTGGCAGAACGGTTTCGGGGTGGTCTTCCCGGAACTGGCCGGCGAACCGGGTTTCGCCGATGTGCGCGCCACGCTCGACCTGATCGCCTCGCTCGATGCGCGCCTGGTCATTCCCGGCCACGGCGCGCCGTTCACCGACGTCGAGGCGGCCCTGCAGCGGGCCCGGTCGAGGCTGGATTACCTGGCCGCCGACCCGGTGCGCAATGCCGAGAACGCCGTCAAGGTCCTGCTGAAATTCCTGCTGCTCGAGCGCCGCGCCATGCCGCTGGCCGACGTCGACGCCCTGTTCGGCACGGTGCCGCTGCTGGTGCTGGCGCGCCAGCGTTTCTTGAGGCGGCCGGCCGCCGAGCTGGCGCAGTGGGCGATGACGGCGCTGGTCAAGGCCGGCGCGGCGCGCATCGAAGGCGACCTGCTGGTGGATGCCTGA